The following proteins are encoded in a genomic region of Methylobacterium tardum:
- the poxB gene encoding ubiquinone-dependent pyruvate dehydrogenase yields MRINNVADVVAETLQEAGVARVYGVVGDSLNGITEALRARGRIAWIHTRHEEAAAFAAAGEAQVTNQLAVCAGSCGPGNLHLINGLYDAHRSRTPVLAIAAHIPSPEIGSGYFQETKPTELFRDCSHYCELISDPAQMPFVLENAIRAAVGERGVAVIVLPGDVALREAPKRPLAPRAGLIPAKPVVRPADAELDALAAMLNAGKRVTLLCGRGCAGAHADLLQLAEALKSPIVHALGGKEFAEFDNPYDVGMTGLIGFSSGYAAMMACDTLLMLGTGFPYKQFYPQDAKVAQVDLRPSELGRRCRIELGLVGDVGATIRALLPRLKPKADRSFLDASLKHYAKARAGLDDLATGKAGGPLHPQYLARSLSEAASDDAIFTADVGTPTIWAARYLQMNGRRRLLGSWVHGSMANALSQGIGAQASQPDRQVIALCGDGGFAMLMGDFLTLRQHRLPLKVVVFNNGTLGFAELEMKAAGYLETGVALDNPDFAAMSRAAGIFAIRVEDPAELPGAIREVLAFDGPALLDVRTARNELSMPPKIDGQQMKGFSLYVLRAVMDGRGDAVLDLAKTNLIR; encoded by the coding sequence ATGCGTATCAACAACGTTGCCGATGTCGTCGCCGAGACCCTTCAGGAGGCTGGTGTCGCCCGCGTTTACGGGGTGGTCGGCGACAGCCTGAACGGCATCACAGAAGCCCTCCGGGCGCGGGGCCGGATCGCATGGATCCATACGCGCCACGAGGAGGCTGCGGCCTTCGCGGCCGCTGGCGAGGCGCAGGTCACGAACCAGCTCGCGGTCTGCGCCGGCTCCTGCGGGCCGGGAAACCTCCACCTGATCAACGGCCTGTACGACGCACACCGGAGCCGGACGCCGGTCCTCGCGATCGCCGCCCATATCCCGTCTCCGGAGATCGGCTCGGGCTACTTCCAGGAGACGAAACCCACGGAGTTGTTCCGCGACTGCAGCCACTATTGCGAGCTGATCTCCGACCCGGCCCAGATGCCCTTCGTCCTGGAGAACGCGATCCGCGCCGCCGTGGGGGAGCGGGGCGTCGCGGTGATCGTCCTTCCGGGTGACGTCGCGCTCCGCGAGGCCCCCAAGCGCCCGCTGGCGCCACGGGCCGGGCTGATCCCCGCCAAGCCGGTGGTGCGGCCGGCCGATGCCGAGCTCGATGCGCTGGCGGCCATGCTCAACGCCGGCAAGCGGGTGACGCTCCTCTGCGGCCGCGGCTGCGCCGGGGCCCACGCCGATCTGCTGCAGCTCGCCGAGGCGCTGAAGAGCCCGATCGTGCACGCGCTGGGCGGCAAGGAGTTCGCCGAGTTCGACAATCCCTACGACGTCGGCATGACCGGCCTGATCGGCTTCTCGTCGGGCTACGCGGCCATGATGGCGTGCGACACGCTGCTGATGCTCGGCACCGGCTTCCCGTACAAGCAATTCTACCCGCAGGACGCCAAGGTGGCGCAGGTCGACCTGCGCCCGTCCGAGCTTGGCCGGCGCTGCCGCATCGAGCTGGGCCTGGTCGGCGATGTCGGCGCCACAATCCGGGCACTCTTGCCGCGGCTGAAGCCGAAGGCCGATCGGTCCTTTCTCGATGCCAGCCTGAAGCACTACGCCAAGGCGCGTGCAGGCCTCGACGACCTCGCCACCGGCAAGGCCGGTGGTCCCCTGCATCCGCAGTACCTCGCCCGCTCGCTCAGTGAAGCGGCCTCCGATGACGCCATCTTCACGGCCGATGTCGGCACGCCGACGATCTGGGCGGCACGCTACCTTCAGATGAACGGCCGGCGGCGGCTCCTCGGGTCCTGGGTCCACGGCTCCATGGCCAACGCCCTGTCGCAGGGCATCGGCGCCCAGGCGAGCCAGCCGGATCGGCAGGTGATCGCGCTCTGCGGCGACGGCGGGTTCGCCATGCTGATGGGCGACTTCCTGACCCTGCGGCAGCACCGCCTGCCGCTGAAGGTCGTGGTCTTCAACAACGGGACGCTCGGCTTCGCCGAGCTGGAGATGAAGGCCGCCGGCTATCTCGAGACCGGTGTCGCTCTCGACAATCCGGACTTCGCCGCCATGTCGCGGGCGGCCGGCATCTTCGCCATACGGGTCGAGGATCCCGCCGAGTTGCCCGGCGCCATCCGCGAGGTCCTGGCTTTCGATGGTCCCGCGCTCCTCGACGTGCGCACCGCCCGCAATGAGCTCTCAATGCCGCCCAAGATCGATGGCCAGCAGATGAAAGGCTTCAGCCTCTATGTCCTGCGCGCGGTGATGGATGGACGCGGTGACGCGGTTCTCGACCTCGCCAAGACCAACCTCATCCGGTAG
- a CDS encoding helicase HerA-like domain-containing protein, with protein MGDGTILVGKSVRADGPGKPEVLALRLANRHGLVAGATGTGKTVTLQVLAEGFSNAGVPVFAADIKGDLSGIASAGQAKPAFVKRAEELGVTYEPDRCPTVFWDLFGDQGHPIRCTVTEMGPLLLGRLLELNDTQEGVLNIAFRVADENQWPVIDLKDLRALLTFCSENLKAISGQYGNVSSASVDAIQRQLLVLENQGADKFFGEPALDLTDFMRTDRDGRGFVNILAADKLMQRPKLYASFLLWMLSELFEQLPEVGDLDKPKLVFFFDEAHLLFNDAPKSLLDAVEQVVRLIRSKGVGVYFVTQNPLDVPETVLGQLGNRVQHALRAFTPRDQRAVRAAAETFRQNPAFDVATAITELGVGEALVSFLEPEGTPSLVERALIAPPQGRVGPLTPQERAALIAQSPLRGRYESSVDNESAYEMLAKRKNLDAAPEAAASEGGLGGMLGGIFGTVFGTPAKGKGGRRPPQSLAEQVVSNAARSMARSVGREVGNAILRNVLGGLTKR; from the coding sequence ATGGGCGACGGCACGATCCTGGTCGGCAAGAGCGTCCGGGCGGACGGGCCGGGCAAGCCGGAAGTTCTGGCCCTTCGGCTCGCCAACCGGCACGGCCTGGTCGCCGGCGCCACGGGTACCGGCAAGACCGTAACCCTACAGGTGCTGGCCGAAGGGTTCTCCAACGCCGGCGTCCCGGTCTTCGCCGCCGACATCAAGGGGGATCTTTCCGGCATCGCGTCCGCCGGACAGGCCAAGCCGGCTTTCGTGAAGCGTGCCGAGGAACTCGGCGTGACCTACGAGCCGGACCGGTGTCCAACGGTGTTCTGGGACCTGTTCGGCGATCAGGGGCATCCGATCCGCTGCACCGTCACCGAGATGGGACCTCTGCTGCTCGGTCGCCTCCTCGAACTCAACGATACGCAGGAGGGCGTGCTCAACATCGCCTTCCGCGTCGCGGACGAGAACCAGTGGCCGGTCATCGACCTGAAGGACCTGCGCGCCCTCCTGACCTTCTGCTCGGAGAATTTGAAGGCGATCTCCGGCCAGTACGGGAACGTCTCTTCGGCCTCGGTGGACGCGATCCAGCGCCAGCTGCTGGTGCTGGAAAACCAGGGCGCGGACAAGTTCTTCGGTGAGCCCGCGCTGGACCTGACCGATTTCATGCGCACGGATCGCGACGGGCGCGGCTTCGTCAACATCCTGGCCGCCGACAAGCTGATGCAGCGGCCGAAGCTCTACGCCTCGTTCCTGCTCTGGATGCTGTCCGAGCTGTTCGAGCAGCTTCCTGAGGTCGGCGACCTCGACAAGCCGAAGCTGGTGTTCTTCTTCGACGAGGCGCATCTGCTGTTCAACGATGCGCCCAAGTCGCTCCTGGACGCGGTGGAGCAGGTGGTGCGCCTGATCCGCTCCAAGGGCGTCGGCGTCTACTTCGTGACGCAGAACCCGCTCGACGTGCCCGAGACCGTGCTCGGGCAGCTCGGCAACCGCGTTCAGCACGCGCTACGGGCCTTCACGCCGCGCGATCAGCGGGCCGTGCGGGCCGCCGCCGAGACGTTCCGGCAGAATCCCGCCTTCGACGTGGCGACGGCGATCACCGAACTCGGCGTCGGCGAGGCGCTTGTGAGCTTTCTGGAGCCAGAGGGCACGCCATCGCTGGTGGAGCGGGCGCTGATCGCGCCGCCTCAGGGGCGCGTCGGCCCGCTCACTCCTCAGGAGCGGGCGGCGCTGATCGCGCAGAGCCCGCTGCGGGGCAGATACGAGTCGAGCGTCGACAACGAGAGCGCCTACGAGATGCTGGCCAAACGCAAGAATCTCGATGCGGCGCCGGAGGCGGCCGCCTCCGAGGGCGGGCTCGGGGGCATGCTCGGCGGGATCTTCGGCACCGTCTTCGGCACGCCCGCCAAAGGGAAGGGTGGACGGCGCCCGCCGCAGAGCCTCGCCGAACAGGTTGTGTCGAACGCCGCCCGCTCCATGGCGCGCAGCGTCGGACGCGAGGTCGGCAACGCGATCCTGCGCAACGTTCTCGGCGGCCTGACCAAGCGCTAG
- a CDS encoding DUF2267 domain-containing protein: protein MEELLARVTARTGLDAATAQTAIGHILAFLQKEGPETEVGQLMAALPGSEALVAESNAGEGGGGGLMGMLGGMMGGGGVMALGQKLMAAGVPMGQMQPLGQELFAFGREKVGEDAMGPIIGSIPGLNQFV, encoded by the coding sequence ATGGAAGAATTGCTCGCCCGCGTCACCGCCCGCACCGGGCTCGACGCCGCGACGGCACAGACGGCCATCGGTCACATCCTCGCCTTTCTGCAGAAGGAGGGGCCGGAGACGGAGGTCGGCCAGCTGATGGCAGCCCTTCCGGGCTCCGAGGCGCTGGTCGCGGAATCGAATGCCGGAGAGGGCGGCGGTGGCGGCCTGATGGGCATGCTCGGCGGCATGATGGGCGGCGGCGGCGTGATGGCGCTCGGCCAGAAGCTGATGGCGGCCGGCGTGCCGATGGGTCAGATGCAGCCGCTCGGCCAGGAGCTGTTCGCCTTCGGTCGCGAGAAAGTCGGCGAGGACGCGATGGGCCCGATCATCGGCTCGATCCCGGGACTCAATCAGTTTGTCTGA
- a CDS encoding M3 family metallopeptidase produces the protein MPHAADAGLSSLPQDNPFREAQWTTPHGLPPFERIRPEHYMPAFEASLAAHAAEIEAIAADPAAATFDNTVGAMERAGQALERVAGVFYNLTGSHTNPELQAIERVIGPKLARHGSAIYLNAQLWARISAVEAEGLGPEERRVLDRYRIRFRRAGADLGPDDKARIAEIAARMSELGTQFSQNLLADESSFTLPLNGEDDLAGLPPFLRAAAESAAKERGLDGHVITLSRSLIEPFLVFSTRRDLRERAYAAWTHRGENGGTTDNRAIIAEIIRLRAERARLLGFESFAHFALDDTMAASPDAATGLLRDVWTPARTRATAERDRLQATIQEEGHNFALQAHDWRHYAEKVRRAEHDLDESEIKAYLPLERMIQAAFDTASRLFGLTFAELSDVPRYHPDVRVWRVGNPDGSEVGLFLGDYFARASKRSGAWMSAFRSQERLNGTVTPIIVNVMNFAKAPEGESTLLSFDDARTLFHEFGHALHGLLSDVTYPLLSGTAVSRDFVELPSQLYEHWLEQPQVLQAHARHHQTGEPMPDALLQKLLAARTFNQGFATVEYTASAIADMTLHLSAEGEAGLDVPAFEAEALRRISMPDEISMRHRTPHFAHIFSGDGYAAGYYSYLWSEVLDADAFDAFREAGDIFDPETAKRLRTFVYGAGNLRDPREAYTAFRGRMPSIEPLLKKRGLAA, from the coding sequence ATGCCGCATGCAGCTGATGCCGGGCTCTCCAGCCTGCCGCAGGACAACCCGTTCCGGGAGGCGCAGTGGACGACGCCGCACGGCCTGCCGCCGTTCGAGCGGATCCGGCCGGAGCACTACATGCCGGCGTTCGAGGCCTCGCTCGCTGCTCACGCTGCCGAGATTGAGGCGATCGCGGCCGATCCGGCGGCGGCGACCTTCGACAACACGGTCGGCGCCATGGAGCGGGCAGGGCAGGCCCTCGAGCGGGTCGCCGGCGTCTTCTACAATCTGACCGGCAGTCACACGAATCCGGAGTTGCAGGCGATCGAGCGGGTGATCGGTCCGAAGCTCGCCCGGCACGGGAGCGCGATCTACCTCAACGCCCAGCTCTGGGCGCGCATTTCGGCGGTCGAGGCCGAGGGTCTGGGGCCGGAGGAGCGCCGTGTCCTCGATCGCTACCGTATCCGCTTCCGGCGCGCCGGTGCGGATCTCGGACCGGACGACAAGGCCCGCATCGCGGAGATCGCTGCGCGCATGTCGGAGCTGGGGACGCAGTTCAGCCAGAACCTGCTCGCCGACGAGAGCAGCTTCACCCTGCCGCTGAACGGTGAGGACGATCTGGCCGGCCTGCCGCCGTTCCTGCGCGCGGCGGCCGAGAGCGCCGCCAAGGAGCGGGGACTCGACGGGCATGTCATCACCCTGTCCCGCTCGCTGATCGAGCCGTTCCTGGTCTTCTCGACCCGCCGCGACCTACGCGAGCGCGCCTACGCAGCCTGGACGCACCGCGGCGAGAATGGCGGCACGACCGACAACCGCGCGATCATCGCGGAAATCATCCGCCTGCGCGCCGAGCGGGCGCGGCTCCTCGGCTTCGAGAGCTTCGCGCATTTCGCCCTCGACGACACGATGGCGGCGAGCCCCGACGCCGCCACGGGCCTGCTCCGCGACGTCTGGACGCCGGCTCGGACCCGGGCGACCGCCGAGCGCGACCGCCTCCAGGCGACGATCCAAGAGGAGGGCCACAACTTCGCCCTCCAGGCGCACGATTGGCGTCACTACGCCGAGAAGGTGCGGCGTGCCGAGCACGACCTCGACGAGAGCGAGATCAAAGCGTACTTGCCGCTGGAGCGGATGATCCAGGCCGCCTTCGACACGGCCTCACGACTGTTCGGCCTGACCTTCGCGGAGCTGTCCGACGTTCCGCGCTACCACCCCGATGTGCGGGTCTGGCGGGTCGGCAATCCGGACGGCTCCGAGGTGGGCCTGTTCCTGGGCGACTACTTCGCCCGCGCCTCGAAGCGGTCCGGCGCCTGGATGAGCGCCTTCCGCTCGCAGGAGCGCCTGAACGGCACGGTCACCCCGATCATCGTCAACGTGATGAACTTCGCGAAGGCGCCTGAGGGCGAAAGCACGCTCCTGTCCTTCGACGATGCGCGGACGCTGTTCCACGAATTCGGCCATGCCCTGCACGGTCTCCTGTCGGACGTGACCTACCCGTTGCTCTCCGGCACCGCCGTCTCGCGCGACTTCGTAGAACTGCCCTCGCAGCTCTACGAGCACTGGCTGGAGCAGCCGCAGGTTCTGCAGGCCCATGCGCGCCACCACCAGACAGGCGAGCCGATGCCGGACGCCCTGTTGCAGAAGCTGCTCGCCGCGCGGACCTTCAACCAGGGCTTCGCCACCGTGGAGTATACGGCCTCGGCGATCGCCGACATGACGCTGCATCTCTCGGCCGAGGGCGAGGCCGGTCTGGACGTGCCGGCGTTCGAGGCCGAGGCGCTGCGCCGGATCAGCATGCCGGACGAGATCAGCATGCGGCATCGGACTCCGCATTTCGCCCATATCTTCTCGGGCGACGGCTACGCGGCCGGCTACTACAGCTATCTCTGGTCCGAGGTGCTCGACGCCGACGCGTTCGACGCCTTCCGCGAGGCGGGTGACATCTTCGACCCGGAGACGGCGAAGCGTCTGCGCACCTTCGTGTACGGCGCCGGTAATCTTCGGGACCCGCGCGAAGCCTACACGGCCTTCCGCGGGCGGATGCCGAGCATCGAGCCGCTGCTGAAGAAGCGGGGGCTCGCCGCCTGA
- a CDS encoding extensin family protein: MPGRPPPIRHAASPLACGLLALGLVAMPISAGHAAETPTAAVPVPPERPDTLKPSAPAPAEAGPPVPPTRPAELTPPASTAPKDVPKDAAKPVSGADSAKPEIPTPPPTPPGRPPELSGQAALALKVSPPDDTACRTRLKRLGVDFEPLPPIAEGQCTAPLPLKVTRFADGVALPQGATLTCRTAEALARWVTEVQAEADRILKHPLTGLELGGSYVCRGQNHDLDAKLSEHAFANAADIMGFTFAGRASIPVKTMAEGSDDAQFLAAVRGKACGFFRTVLGPGTNAAHANHFHLGERERNGGHRLCE, translated from the coding sequence ATGCCAGGACGTCCGCCGCCGATCCGCCACGCCGCGAGCCCACTCGCCTGCGGCCTCCTCGCTCTCGGGCTCGTCGCGATGCCGATCTCAGCGGGGCACGCTGCCGAGACTCCGACAGCCGCCGTGCCGGTGCCGCCCGAGCGGCCAGATACGCTGAAGCCGTCCGCGCCAGCGCCCGCAGAGGCGGGGCCTCCCGTGCCGCCAACCCGTCCCGCGGAGCTGACGCCCCCTGCCTCGACCGCGCCCAAGGACGTGCCCAAGGACGCAGCCAAGCCCGTGAGTGGCGCGGACAGCGCCAAGCCCGAGATCCCGACGCCACCGCCCACACCGCCCGGCCGGCCGCCGGAGCTGTCCGGCCAGGCGGCCCTGGCGCTCAAGGTCTCACCGCCTGACGACACCGCCTGCCGGACCCGCCTCAAGCGTCTCGGCGTCGATTTCGAGCCGCTGCCGCCGATCGCCGAGGGCCAGTGCACCGCCCCGCTGCCGCTGAAGGTCACCCGCTTCGCTGACGGCGTAGCCTTGCCACAGGGCGCGACGCTGACCTGCCGGACGGCCGAGGCGCTGGCGCGCTGGGTCACGGAGGTTCAGGCGGAGGCCGACCGGATTCTCAAGCATCCGCTGACCGGTCTCGAACTCGGCGGATCGTATGTGTGCCGGGGCCAGAACCACGATCTGGACGCCAAGCTCAGCGAGCACGCCTTCGCGAACGCGGCCGACATCATGGGCTTCACCTTCGCGGGGCGCGCCAGCATCCCGGTCAAGACGATGGCGGAGGGTTCGGACGACGCGCAGTTCCTCGCCGCCGTTCGCGGCAAGGCGTGCGGGTTCTTCCGGACGGTCCTGGGACCCGGCACCAACGCGGCCCACGCCAACCACTTCCACCTCGGCGAGCGCGAGCGGAACGGGGGCCACCGGCTCTGTGAATAA
- a CDS encoding L,D-transpeptidase family protein yields MIPTPWRPVCAALLASCLVVQVADARPGKKAPKEDQAPALTADAINTATLAPQGGSQADGGKAAKKSGTARKSKATDDKADPLIVKAQVLLDRARFYPGAIDGRKGENYQHALSAFAVAQGLPATQDLTPEVWDKLQATSDKPAVTDYTLTDADAAGPYVDKIPPKMEEQADLKELGYTNPREMLAERFHMSRDLVSALNPGKPLDKAGTSIVVAAVDPMNLDKPKGKDLPQEPKVERIEVDKTNRDVRALGADGKLLAYYPASIGSTEKPAPSGDTKVKGVAFDPDYTYNPKYAFKGVKAQHKFTIQSGPNNPVGVVWIDLAIPSYGIHGTPEPEKVGKTESHGCIRLTNWNARDLATHVARGAKVTFKDD; encoded by the coding sequence ATGATCCCGACACCTTGGCGGCCGGTCTGCGCGGCTCTCCTGGCGAGCTGCCTCGTCGTGCAGGTGGCGGATGCCCGGCCGGGCAAGAAAGCCCCCAAGGAGGATCAGGCCCCTGCCCTTACCGCGGATGCGATCAACACCGCGACCCTGGCGCCGCAGGGCGGCAGCCAGGCCGACGGGGGCAAAGCCGCGAAGAAGTCCGGCACGGCACGCAAGTCCAAGGCGACCGACGACAAGGCCGATCCCCTGATCGTGAAGGCCCAGGTGCTGCTGGACCGGGCCCGTTTCTATCCCGGCGCGATCGACGGCCGGAAGGGCGAGAATTACCAGCACGCGCTCTCGGCCTTCGCCGTGGCGCAGGGTCTGCCCGCCACTCAGGATCTGACGCCGGAGGTCTGGGACAAGCTCCAGGCCACGAGCGACAAGCCGGCGGTAACCGATTACACGCTGACCGATGCCGACGCCGCGGGACCCTACGTCGACAAGATCCCGCCGAAGATGGAAGAGCAGGCCGATCTCAAGGAACTCGGCTACACCAATCCGCGCGAGATGCTGGCGGAGCGCTTCCACATGAGCCGCGACCTCGTCAGCGCGCTCAACCCCGGCAAGCCCCTCGACAAGGCCGGAACGAGCATCGTGGTTGCAGCGGTCGACCCGATGAACCTGGATAAGCCCAAGGGCAAGGACCTTCCGCAGGAGCCCAAGGTCGAGCGGATCGAGGTGGACAAGACCAATCGGGATGTCCGCGCGCTCGGGGCGGACGGTAAGCTGCTCGCCTACTATCCCGCCTCGATCGGCAGCACGGAAAAGCCTGCCCCGAGCGGCGACACCAAGGTGAAGGGCGTGGCGTTCGATCCCGACTATACCTACAACCCGAAATACGCGTTCAAGGGTGTGAAAGCGCAGCACAAATTCACGATCCAATCGGGGCCGAACAACCCGGTCGGGGTCGTGTGGATCGATCTCGCGATTCCGAGCTACGGCATTCATGGGACGCCCGAGCCCGAGAAGGTCGGCAAAACCGAATCCCATGGCTGCATCCGGCTCACGAACTGGAACGCCCGCGACCTCGCAACGCACGTCGCACGGGGCGCGAAGGTGACATTCAAGGACGATTGA
- a CDS encoding response regulator: MTADSNDDVLNGIRVLVAEDEAAISMLLEDMLLDFGCAVVGPAARLSSALEMASQETFEVAILDVNVAGEPIYPVAEAIAKRDLPLVFSTGYGGAGIREPFRDRPVVQKPFSQADLKRTLIGAIRAARA; the protein is encoded by the coding sequence GTGACTGCTGACTCCAACGATGACGTTCTGAACGGCATTCGCGTCCTCGTCGCCGAGGATGAAGCGGCGATCTCGATGCTGCTCGAGGACATGCTCCTCGATTTCGGCTGCGCCGTCGTCGGCCCTGCGGCACGCCTGTCCTCCGCATTGGAGATGGCGTCCCAGGAGACTTTCGAGGTCGCCATCCTCGACGTGAACGTGGCGGGTGAGCCGATCTACCCGGTGGCCGAGGCGATCGCGAAGCGCGATCTGCCGCTCGTCTTCTCCACGGGCTATGGCGGCGCCGGTATCCGCGAGCCCTTCCGCGATCGGCCGGTCGTGCAGAAGCCCTTCAGCCAGGCCGACCTGAAGCGCACGCTGATCGGCGCGATCCGGGCCGCCCGCGCCTGA
- the rsmI gene encoding 16S rRNA (cytidine(1402)-2'-O)-methyltransferase produces MTRRFDAPGPAAPTRTPLQKPGTDRPRTNTFTAFGLASEAEQLSPGLHIVATPIGNLRDITIRALATLAAADAVLAEDTRVTRTLLAHYGITTPLLAYHEHSNDAVRERMVTRLKAGEALALVSDAGTPLVSDPGYKLVQAAIEAGIPITPVPGPSAVMTALVAAGLPTDRFFFEGFLPQKAGARRNRLEALVQVPGTLVLFESPHRLPEMLADAAAVLGPDRPAAVTRELTKLYETVRRDTLGSLSDRFAQDGPPKGEIVVIIGAATTPERTVEGDAALDALLRTALERHSIKDAASLVADETGQPRRQVYNRALALARGEG; encoded by the coding sequence ATGACCCGCCGATTCGATGCCCCGGGGCCCGCCGCCCCGACGAGAACCCCTTTGCAGAAGCCCGGGACCGATCGTCCACGCACCAACACCTTCACGGCCTTCGGGCTGGCGAGCGAGGCCGAACAGCTGTCGCCGGGCCTGCACATCGTGGCGACTCCGATCGGCAACCTGCGCGACATCACGATCCGCGCCCTGGCCACCCTCGCGGCCGCGGATGCCGTGCTCGCCGAGGATACGCGCGTGACCCGCACGCTGCTCGCCCATTACGGCATCACCACGCCGCTTCTGGCCTACCACGAGCATTCGAACGACGCGGTGCGCGAGCGGATGGTCACCCGCCTCAAGGCAGGGGAGGCGCTCGCCCTCGTGTCCGATGCGGGCACGCCCCTGGTCTCGGATCCCGGCTACAAGCTGGTTCAGGCCGCGATCGAGGCCGGCATTCCGATCACGCCCGTGCCGGGGCCGTCGGCGGTGATGACGGCCCTCGTGGCGGCGGGCCTGCCGACCGACCGCTTCTTCTTCGAGGGTTTCCTGCCCCAGAAGGCCGGGGCACGTCGCAACCGGTTGGAGGCGCTGGTCCAGGTGCCGGGGACGCTGGTCCTGTTCGAGTCGCCACACCGCCTGCCCGAGATGCTGGCTGATGCCGCTGCGGTCCTCGGGCCGGACCGCCCGGCGGCGGTCACCCGCGAGTTGACGAAGCTCTACGAGACCGTCCGGCGCGATACGCTCGGCTCGCTGAGCGATCGCTTCGCCCAGGATGGTCCTCCGAAGGGTGAGATCGTCGTCATCATCGGCGCCGCGACCACGCCGGAGCGGACGGTCGAGGGCGATGCCGCGCTCGACGCGCTGCTGAGGACGGCGCTCGAGCGCCACTCGATCAAGGATGCGGCGAGCTTGGTGGCCGACGAAACCGGGCAGCCGCGGCGGCAGGTCTATAACCGGGCGCTCGCGCTCGCACGAGGCGAGGGATGA